One genomic window of Rhizobium lentis includes the following:
- a CDS encoding glycosyltransferase family 2 protein has translation MNFPHTHDPELTLLTPDDDVTAPEVTILVPSLNEELTIGTFVDWCRQGIAASGAAVEILIVDSSTDRTPEIARERGARVLRTPKRGLGRAYIDAIPFVRGKFIIMGDADCTYDFRQIAPFIDAFRKGNEFVMGSRFKGSIEDNAMPPLHRYFGTPLTTWILNRMFGSRFSDIHCGMRGISVDALLRMDLRSQGWEYASEMVLKSVHMELRTTEVPIHFLKDPEGRLSHMKRRGWMEPWRAGWRNLQAMFVYGFDFFLIWPGFLLLALGLIIMLPLLAGPMSIGGVRFSSNAMLFAMALAVLGQSMLVSAAIGRVIFDYSGHVQPRFERILPYNATIWGSVIAVLAGVLLAVPLFDSYVGNGYVLPEIGIETNWAVFGLWLIITAFQIFISGLMIRALGVMLPIKKPVPPLAG, from the coding sequence ATGAATTTCCCCCATACCCACGATCCGGAATTGACGCTCCTAACGCCCGACGACGACGTGACTGCCCCGGAAGTCACCATCCTCGTCCCCTCGCTCAACGAGGAATTGACGATCGGAACCTTCGTCGACTGGTGCCGTCAAGGCATCGCGGCAAGTGGAGCGGCGGTGGAAATCCTCATCGTCGACAGTTCGACCGATCGCACGCCGGAAATCGCGCGCGAGAGGGGTGCGCGCGTGTTGCGAACGCCGAAACGCGGCTTGGGCAGAGCCTACATCGATGCCATTCCCTTCGTCCGGGGCAAGTTCATCATCATGGGGGATGCGGACTGCACCTATGATTTTCGCCAGATTGCGCCGTTCATCGACGCGTTCCGGAAGGGAAATGAATTCGTCATGGGTTCGCGGTTCAAGGGCTCGATCGAGGACAATGCGATGCCGCCGCTGCATCGTTATTTCGGAACGCCCCTGACAACGTGGATTCTCAATCGCATGTTCGGCAGCCGCTTTTCCGACATCCATTGCGGCATGCGGGGCATCAGCGTCGATGCATTGCTTCGCATGGATCTGCGCTCGCAAGGGTGGGAATACGCCTCGGAAATGGTGCTGAAGTCCGTACACATGGAGCTTCGGACGACCGAGGTGCCGATTCACTTCCTGAAGGATCCGGAAGGCCGGCTGAGCCACATGAAGCGCCGAGGCTGGATGGAACCTTGGCGCGCGGGCTGGCGCAATCTGCAGGCAATGTTTGTCTACGGCTTCGATTTCTTTTTGATTTGGCCGGGTTTCCTGCTTCTGGCCCTCGGCTTGATCATAATGTTGCCGTTGCTCGCCGGACCTATGTCCATAGGGGGCGTACGGTTCTCGTCGAACGCCATGCTGTTTGCGATGGCTCTGGCCGTCCTTGGTCAATCAATGCTGGTTTCGGCAGCGATCGGCCGGGTGATATTTGACTATTCGGGACATGTGCAGCCTCGCTTCGAGCGGATCCTTCCTTACAACGCAACGATTTGGGGATCGGTTATCGCCGTTCTGGCAGGGGTTTTGCTGGCGGTTCCGCTGTTCGATTCCTATGTCGGGAACGGATATGTGCTGCCTGAGATCGGCATCGAGACCAACTGGGCTGTCTTCGGGCTGTGGCTTATCATCACGGCGTTCCAGATCTTTATATCAGGGCTCATGATACGAGCACTCGGGGTTATGCTGCCAATCAAGAAGCCTGTGCCGCCTCTCGCGGGATAA
- a CDS encoding SIS domain-containing protein, producing MSHNQTISSELGVTTGDLDRYFTFLRHVLVNAAASRPGDESLDYATAMSEAMQLARATHDAGRKIIFIGNGGSAAIASHMATDYSKNGGLRAMAMNDGATLTCLSNDLGYENVFAKQIEMHANDGDLLVAISSSGRSESITKAVRTAREKGGSVITLSGFAPGNPLRALGDLNFYVASDQYGYVEIAHLAICHAILDFSCGLVPPSLS from the coding sequence ATGTCGCACAACCAGACCATATCTTCGGAGCTTGGCGTGACGACCGGCGATCTCGATCGCTATTTTACATTTCTCCGCCATGTTCTCGTGAATGCAGCCGCGTCGCGGCCGGGCGACGAAAGCCTGGATTATGCAACTGCGATGAGTGAGGCCATGCAGCTCGCCCGTGCTACCCATGACGCCGGCCGCAAAATCATCTTCATCGGCAACGGCGGCAGCGCGGCCATTGCCAGCCATATGGCGACGGACTACTCCAAAAACGGCGGACTCCGCGCCATGGCGATGAACGACGGCGCGACGCTGACCTGCCTCTCGAACGACCTCGGCTATGAGAACGTCTTTGCAAAGCAGATCGAAATGCATGCGAATGACGGGGACCTGTTGGTTGCGATCAGCAGTTCAGGCAGATCGGAAAGCATTACCAAGGCCGTCCGCACCGCCCGCGAAAAAGGCGGCTCCGTTATCACCTTGAGCGGCTTCGCTCCGGGCAATCCGCTGCGCGCGCTCGGTGATCTGAACTTTTACGTCGCTTCCGATCAATATGGCTATGTAGAGATTGCCCATCTGGCGATCTGCCACGCCATATTGGATTTTTCCTGCGGGCTCGTCCCGCCCAGCCTTTCCTAA
- a CDS encoding ABC transporter ATP-binding protein, giving the protein MAELTLKQVRKSFGALEVIKGVDLEVASGEFVVFVGPSGCGKSTLLRIIAGLEETTSGTLTIGGKDVTYAEPSGRGIAMVFQSYALYPHMTVAENIGFGLSLAGRPKAEIAAKVAATAETLQLSHLLQRKPKALSGGQRQRVAIGRAIVRDPKVFLFDEPLSNLDASLRAQMRLEISDLHARLKSTMIYVTHDQVEAMTMADKIVVLNGGTVEQIGSPMELYRNPATPFVAGFIGSPKMNLYGGETARRMNCTTYGIRPEHIRLSETAGQWQGTIRHVERLGADAILYLDVSDLGEMVVRAEGETPFASGMTVWANPVEGAEHRF; this is encoded by the coding sequence ATGGCTGAGCTCACTCTCAAGCAGGTTCGCAAGAGCTTCGGCGCCCTCGAAGTCATCAAGGGGGTCGATCTGGAGGTTGCCTCCGGCGAGTTCGTCGTTTTCGTCGGTCCGTCGGGCTGCGGAAAATCGACGCTGCTGCGCATCATCGCCGGCCTGGAGGAGACGACGTCGGGCACGCTGACCATCGGCGGCAAGGATGTGACCTATGCCGAACCCTCCGGCCGCGGCATTGCCATGGTGTTCCAGAGCTATGCGCTTTACCCGCATATGACGGTGGCCGAGAATATTGGTTTCGGCCTTTCTCTTGCTGGTCGCCCGAAGGCTGAGATCGCCGCCAAGGTGGCGGCGACAGCCGAAACGCTGCAGCTCAGCCATCTCCTGCAGAGAAAGCCGAAAGCGCTTTCCGGCGGTCAGCGGCAACGCGTCGCTATCGGCCGGGCGATCGTGCGTGATCCCAAGGTCTTCCTGTTCGACGAGCCGCTTTCCAACCTCGACGCATCGCTCAGAGCCCAGATGCGCCTCGAGATCTCAGATCTGCACGCGCGACTGAAGTCGACGATGATCTACGTCACCCATGATCAGGTCGAAGCGATGACCATGGCCGACAAGATCGTCGTGCTGAACGGCGGGACAGTCGAGCAGATCGGCAGCCCGATGGAACTCTACCGCAATCCGGCAACCCCTTTCGTCGCCGGCTTCATCGGCAGCCCGAAGATGAACCTCTATGGCGGCGAGACGGCGCGACGAATGAACTGCACGACCTATGGCATCCGCCCGGAACATATCCGGCTTTCCGAAACCGCCGGACAGTGGCAGGGCACAATCCGGCATGTGGAACGATTGGGGGCCGATGCGATCCTCTATCTCGACGTCTCCGACCTCGGCGAGATGGTCGTGCGCGCCGAAGGCGAGACGCCGTTTGCGTCCGGCATGACCGTCTGGGCAAATCCGGTCGAAGGAGCGGAACACCGGTTCTGA
- a CDS encoding carbohydrate ABC transporter permease: MRSLRPYVTGAIALAVAAVMFVMPFVFVALQAVKSKSEASRLDFELPEHWLFWDNLVAVFKARDYQLVLAYFNSTLITVVSVTILILLSAMVGYVMQRRKTAWNRVALIALFAGLMMPPAVVPTIGLLQHIGLFKTMTGMILIQVAYNLSFSVLLYRSFIATIPRDLDEAALIDGAKPRQIFFRVVLPLLKPVTVTNIVVQSIAIFNDFTNPLYYLPGKENVTVQLTLYNFQSMYSSQYNLLFMNILLVTIPPLIVFIFFNRQIVAGMTSGGVKG, translated from the coding sequence ATGAGAAGCCTCCGCCCTTATGTGACGGGCGCGATAGCCCTTGCCGTTGCAGCCGTCATGTTTGTCATGCCTTTCGTTTTTGTCGCTCTGCAGGCGGTCAAATCGAAATCCGAAGCCTCCCGCCTCGACTTCGAACTACCCGAGCACTGGCTGTTCTGGGATAATCTCGTCGCCGTCTTCAAGGCGCGCGACTATCAGCTCGTGCTCGCCTATTTCAATTCCACCCTGATCACCGTCGTCTCCGTCACGATCCTGATCCTGCTGTCGGCGATGGTCGGCTATGTCATGCAGCGCCGCAAGACCGCCTGGAACCGGGTGGCCCTCATTGCGCTTTTCGCCGGTCTGATGATGCCGCCGGCTGTCGTGCCCACAATCGGCCTTTTGCAGCACATCGGGCTCTTCAAGACCATGACCGGCATGATCCTGATCCAGGTCGCCTACAATCTCTCCTTTTCGGTCTTGCTCTACCGGTCGTTCATCGCGACGATCCCGCGCGATCTCGACGAGGCGGCGCTTATCGACGGCGCCAAGCCGCGGCAGATCTTCTTCAGGGTCGTTCTGCCGCTTCTGAAGCCGGTGACCGTCACCAACATCGTCGTGCAGTCGATCGCCATCTTCAACGACTTCACCAATCCGCTCTACTACCTCCCCGGCAAGGAGAACGTGACGGTGCAGCTGACGCTCTATAATTTCCAGAGCATGTATTCGAGCCAGTACAATCTGCTCTTCATGAACATCCTCCTCGTGACGATCCCGCCGCTGATCGTCTTCATCTTCTTCAATCGCCAGATCGTCGCCGGCATGACATCGGGCGGAGTCAAAGGGTAG
- a CDS encoding carbohydrate ABC transporter permease: MTETRPRSRNSPYPLWFFIPAAIIYGVLFLLPTVSSLWFSLTRWDLTTAEFIGLENFQQFFSEPFLVKGLVNTLIYAVTTSGLKTVFGLLLAVLLTSNIFARGFLRTLVFFPVLVSTIGIGITFAVMMHPTKGIINVALETIGIPGPGWLTNPTLALFSVALVDVWKGVGLATLIFIAGLAAISPDYYEAARIDGATRLQQFFRITLPLVRPATVIVVTLSLIGGLRSFDLIWAMTRGGPGFSSDVIASVIYKQYQAGFYGLSTAGNVILFALIAVIILPFTLWFNRREVEE; the protein is encoded by the coding sequence ATGACCGAGACACGCCCCCGCTCGCGCAATTCGCCCTACCCACTGTGGTTCTTCATTCCGGCTGCGATCATCTATGGCGTTCTGTTTCTGCTTCCCACGGTCTCATCCCTCTGGTTCAGCCTCACGCGCTGGGATCTGACGACGGCCGAATTCATCGGGCTCGAGAATTTCCAGCAGTTCTTTTCCGAACCCTTCCTGGTCAAGGGGCTTGTCAACACGCTGATCTACGCCGTGACCACCTCAGGCCTGAAGACGGTGTTCGGACTGCTGCTCGCCGTGCTGCTGACCAGCAACATCTTTGCCCGTGGCTTCCTGCGCACGCTGGTCTTCTTCCCGGTCCTGGTTTCGACGATCGGCATCGGCATCACCTTTGCGGTGATGATGCATCCGACGAAGGGCATCATCAATGTCGCCCTCGAGACGATCGGCATACCGGGACCGGGATGGCTGACCAATCCGACGCTCGCGCTTTTTTCCGTGGCACTGGTCGATGTATGGAAGGGTGTCGGCCTCGCCACCCTGATCTTCATCGCAGGCCTTGCCGCGATCAGCCCCGACTATTACGAGGCGGCGCGGATCGACGGCGCCACGCGGCTCCAGCAATTCTTCCGGATCACCCTGCCGCTGGTGCGCCCCGCCACCGTCATCGTCGTGACATTGTCGCTGATCGGCGGGCTGCGATCTTTCGACCTGATATGGGCCATGACCCGCGGCGGACCTGGTTTCTCCTCCGATGTGATCGCCTCGGTCATCTACAAGCAGTATCAGGCTGGTTTCTACGGCCTGTCGACGGCCGGAAACGTCATCCTGTTTGCGCTGATCGCCGTCATCATCCTGCCGTTTACCCTGTGGTTCAACCGACGCGAGGTCGAGGAATGA